GGCAGGAGTTTCCTTGTCACCGCATCGTACTGGCCTCTTTCAGCTCTTACTTTCAggtaatatttttctttaacatttgtatttaacCATCACCATACTTTGAGTTTTTTAGGTAACCCATGGTCTTCCTCTGCTGGTGCAGGCCATGTTCTCCACTGACCTGATGGAATCACGGCAGGATCGGGTGGCCATTAACGGTGTGGAGCCCCAGATGATCGGCATGCTGGTGAGCTATGCCTACACGGCAGAGGTGGTGATCTCCAAGGCTAATGTTCAGGCTCTGCTGGCGGCTGCTAATCTGCTGGACGTGATGGCCGTAAGGGAGGCCTGCTGCAGGTTCATGGAGGGTCAGATGGATGAAATGAACTGCGTGGGCATTCACTGTTTCGCCGAGGTACACTCGTGCAGACAGCTGGAGCGACGCAGTATGGAATACATCCAACAGCACTTTAGCACCGTCTGCAAACAGGTGAAATCAACCACACGAGATCATTGAGTTGACTAGTGGTTACAAATCTGACCAAAATCTCATATGCTAataaggtttattttatttcccttTAATTGTATACATCATGGTAAGCGTTGGCTATATTTCTACAAAAGTCCACATCatcaactttttatttaaatgaattgttattattatactctattaatattattgttattaaattatttttatttattgttactCTCCAATAACATTGTCTAAAAAGTAGCCTATTTGCATTACTAATTAATACATGCTTTTTAAAGTCTCAACAGTTAACACAATAATACATCAATGAAACTATTTCACGAGTGGATCTCATTCATAGATTTTAGTACGGTATGTTTTATAATTGCTTTTACTAATCGTACCCTTTTTTTGTGCGAATCACATTTTACAAAAGTCATATTAATGAATTACCCACCTTGTAAAACAGTAACAAAATCAAGCTGTTAAATCTATATCAACTTGTCCGCATGAACAATAGAATTGAATgtctttttattgattttaaacatttcccgAAAGTGAACAAATTTCGaacttatttaaatgtaaactttaaaaaaagccTAAACCTCGATATTGTTTTATAGAATTGTTGAAAATAAAGATCATGTATAACTCTGAGAAGTATGAGCTGAAGGggaatgtttttaaaggaaagtTTATTGAATTACATTAATTACATGTAGTATTACATCGATTCTGATCAATTCTCAACATTGATCAGAATATACAATAGATTATCCATATTAATGGAAACAACACTGTTCCataagcacttcctgtttctgtttatttttaattttgtatgaTGATTATGGTAATATGATCAACTTGTCTAGATTAACTGGTACTCGACATAAATATACCCATACATGGTGTTAagaataataaatcaataatttcAATCAAATTTAACATAACGTAATTTAGTcttgaacattttttattctgttcttAACGTTCTCTTTGTTAAAGTtctaaaataagtgaaaataaaaaaataggaaGTTGTTCTGAAAATTGTTGTTTTCGTCTTAAAATGGTCTATATTATTAATTTGCTGGTTATTTGACAGAAAAGGTGAAGCTCAAACCACTATAATGAACCAGTAAATAGAAGTAAAAATTGTTTCTCAAACACTTCCCCATCTTTCATTGTTAAGGAACATTTTGTTGGTACCACACTAGCGTTCAAATTTTTCAGGAGACTCAACCTATAAATGCTACACGAATGTAACCGTCTTGTGCTGGTCCAAGCCATTATTGGATTGATGTAGAAACCCATGAGCTTTTTAACATGTGGCAATCCATAACAACATCTAACTGATATTGAGCAAATTGGCACTTGGtaattataaacatatcattctttattttatgatgACAGCGTGTGTAATTTAAATGGGAAGTGTAATATTACACTGCATTGCTTCTTTGTCTCCTGTTTCCTATTCAGGAGGagtttctttctctttgtgcCGATAAACTGACAGAGATCATTTCCAGTGACCATCTGAATGTGCCAAAAGAGGAGACTGTGTTTGAGGCGTCCATGCTGTGGCTGGAAAAGAACTCTTCATGCAGACAGAGCTTTGAAAAGGTCCattataaagcaatattttcaATGCAATATATTCGTTTATCCACATGATTTTTGTCTGTATGTGGCCTGAACACTCTTGGAACTGACAACTTATACCTGAGAACGAGAGTGCTATGTTTTTGGCGGTTGATCGCTGACAGACTAAAACACAAGCACAAAATTAAATCTTAGGTCAGATAGGGATGGTGGTCTACACTGAATGTTGTTTCAGCGTTTGAGCGGTGTATTGATCTAAGCTGTGAGATCCAGAGGTCTCAGTGGAACGGGGGGGTTGTCTCACTTGTCGGCAGGTGTCTGAGATTAGCTGCCATTGTGTTTGGCAAGTGTAAGTCTGTGGAAGGTCACACACTCCACACACGAGCTTTGGTTCTGGAGAGAATAGTCACTTTACATGGCTGCTGTTTTCACTGTGTAAGAAATGTTAGCTAGCACTGATTGGATGGGATCGGTTTGCTGTGTTTACACATCATCTGTTGCTATGATGTTATTTAAAGACTACGCCTCAGTGACAGCTCGTGATAAAAGCTCACTGTGCGAGTCATGGGAATGCAGTGGGGATTTACAGAACGAAGGATAGgcaataaattaataaagaaatctCAACCTATTTTGAAGGACATTcgacacaaaagacatttctcaaaattagGGTTAgggttcttttgtgttctgatcAAGGCTTTCAAATTGAATTCTACAGTGTTATGGAATGCAATACTAAGAAAGTACTGTAAGAGAATACCACATATAGTGAAGAATAGTGCTTGCAATGCAAAGTTCATGAGTTTAATTCCTGACACATGCCTTAATAAAATGTTGTAAGTCTCTTCAGAAAGAAAGTGTTTGTAAGATGCATAAATACATGTTCCCTTGATTCGTCTTCAATTAATACATAATGACAGAGGTTGTGATGTTATAGGTTCTCGAGCACATCAGGTTGCCTCTCATCAGTCCATACTACATCCATGATGTCATCGAGACTCTGGATGTGGTGAAGGAATCGCTCAAGTGCCAGAAACTTATCTCTGAAGCCAAGGATTATTTACTGCTGCTGGACCGCCGAGGAGAGCTATACAGCCCCCAAGCACGACCCCGACGTTCAACAGGTAACTTAGTTTCAGCAGCTCTTACCAGGACCAGTCAGATTTCAGTTTCATGTTTCATTATAACAACAACTTGTAGTGCCTAACATAGCATCAGATTTTAGTCATTGTTGAGGGTCCAATGTGTTATTTGTTTGGAGGACctactgacagaaatgtaatatattattcataactatgtgttcagaggtgtgtaaagaccttacataatgaagcattatgtttttagtaCCTTCAagtgagctatttctatctacatacagcacaggtccccttgcatggaattcgcaatgttgtttctacagtagccctaaacggacaaactgctttagAGAGAGTGTTTCATGTACGTTATCTCTATCGGCAAAGATTCGAAAACGTGATAACATCCTCTTAGCTCTTTGTCAcccactgtagtgcttcaaaaggcaTGGGTTGAGTGAGCCGTATGCAATTGACCTTTTGTCAATTAAACTCCAAGCAACCTGACCAATCGAAACACCGATATTAGGCACCCCCTCGTTGCTATTTGCCATTTTGTCCAACAATCAAACCATAGAGTTTCACCGGCTCCGCATTATGCGGTTTCAACAAGTCCTTATTGATTTTTGCTGGCCGTCACACTTTAGGAACATGATCCCAGCTGAAAGTCATGTTACTGTGGAATCTTAGTtgtcaaaatgtacaaaaataaagactTCTTAAAACAGACTCGCACAAGAAGACTTGTCCAGAGTTTGACTTCATGGACTGTCACATGACTGCATCTCATCAACACTATCAAAATTTTATCGGTGGTAAAATTGGATCTTTATGGTACCCATTGCCTAAACGTGTCAGAAACAAATGCCGCTATCCAGATGTTATGTTGTTGAGGCAACTAGACTATTGTTACAGTGTAGTTGAAAGTGAGATCATAAATACATAAGTGAATACTGAATAAAAATCTTCCCAGCTCTACAGGAACAGCGTTGCTCCTCAATATAGTAGCTGCCACGTGTTGCAGtgcttttagttttattatcTGTAGGCTAGAGCTTCGATCtttatattgtttactttattcaCTTTCACATcctttcatacactggacctttttAAAGTATAGAGAGTAATAAATTACAAGcaaagaacaaataaaacaatagaaatacAAAGGGAGCTTAAATGCAAGATATTGCTGCTAGTTGTTTAAAAATCATCACATTCATTAACATTGataacatgaaaatgaaatacaaatgtaattaaatataaagtaaagcTACTTAAGTTGTTGTTTTACTTACaagtagtttaaaaaaagaaagggaACGATAATGCATGCATTAATCTGAATTatttattagattagattttcatttattgttgtttgaACTTCAACAGTCTGTAATCTACCCGTGAttggtgtttgtttttctgcacCAGGCACAGCGGAGGTGATCGTGACGGTCGGTGGAGAGGACGATAAGGTTGTGTTACGCAGTGTGGAGAGTTTTGATCCTCTCACCAGCCAGTGGAAGAGTCTGGCCTGCCTGCCCTTCGCTGTCAGCAAGCACGGCTTAGTCGTGTCAGGTGAGTACATGAAAGGATGTGATGTACAATATTGGATGGATAATAGAATGCTGTTTTGTGGTTGCTCTCAATGGCTGGCTGATTAATTAATTATCAAGGGTATGCATGTGACATCACCGCCCCCGAAAGTGAAGCGAGTCACATCCCCTGAGTGGGAGATAGACTGAATGCAGCAGTGTTTATTGTTATCTTTACTTTATTTTCCAACAGGAGAAGTTGTTGTGCGATTGATTGTACAGACAGATCggatgtttctttttaaagatgactgaaagacagaataattttttttgaataGCTGCAGTTTGCTGAAACAATTGGAATAGTGAAACGTGGATGCTTGCTAGCCACTTCATATCAGACTCGGCTCAGTTAAAAACCTAAAAGCACTACACATgcttccccactggtcacattccgacgcaacctacgatcactctctccctcccacttatcctctgcagtctctgccaCTCTCCCACCCcctaaacagttctctctccttgatgctaacacctgccacccacaccctttgctcctcactaacctcctgcttagacatcttatgccctcttcGATCTAGGTcatctcgtgcatctccttctgcgccctggttatctgatgttctccgtgaACATCGCGCctctctcaggtctgctgagagaaagtggcgcaaatcaaaagaacctaCCGACCTCTCTCTTTATCAGTCTAtactctcttccttctctgcagatgtctcctctgcgaaaacccagTACTACCACGCTAAAATCAATAACTCTCCTGAAcctcgtactctctttaaaaacttttctgcTCTTCTTCGCCCCACCATCAGTtatcaattctctgcgccaccaCCTCTTGACCACGCCCAatccccagacacatgcttgctCCCCTCGTTCTGAAGAGGACATTTCCAAGGTCATTTCTTCtaaccacccgactacctgccccctagatcccatccccactcatctcctccaggccatttccccatcggttgttccctctctgacccacattatcaactcatcTCTAACCACAggtacatttcctacactcttcaaagaggcccgtattaccccactactaaaaaaacctactcttaatcctgcactgtcagaaaactacagaccggtatccctcCTCCCCTTCGTTGcgaaaactctagaacgtgttgtatgtaaccagctctcatcctttctcgCCAAGAACAACCTCctagacagcaaccagtctggtttcaagagcggtcattccactgaaactgcgctgttctctgtcattgaagccctgagactggaaagagcttcctctaacttatctgttctcatcctactggacctatctgctgcctttgacaccgttaaccatcacagcctcctgtccaccctcaagacTATGGGGGTCTccgaatggtgctacaatggttcaggtcttacctctcggcgAGGTCCTGTAGAGTTTCTTagagaggtgaggtgtctgagtcccaacatctcgacacaggtgtgcctcagggttcagtgcttggtccgttgctattctctgtatacatgtcatccctaggctctgtcatccggaaacatggcttttcctatcactgctatgcggatgatacacaactctacattTCTTTTCGCCCAGACGATCCAACGGTTTCTGCTCGCATCTCAGCTTGCtaagccgacatctcgctctggatgaatgaccatcacctgcagctgaaccttttaaaaacagaactgcttgcaatcccggccgatacaaagactcatcacagcctctccattgaactgggctcatcaaccatcacatcttccagaaaggcaagaaacctgggagtggtgatccatgatcagctcaacttcacagatcaagttgccagcactgcccggtcctgtagattcattctctaaatattaggaaaattagacccttcctatcagagcatgctacgcaagtcctagtacagtctctggtcctgtccagactggactactgcaatgtgctactgggtggacttccagcttgcacaaccaaacctctacagatgatccagaatgctgcggcaagagttatctttaatgaaccgaagagagcacatgtcactcctctattcattaagctacattggctccctatagatgctcgcatcaaattcaagactctgctcctggcctacaagaccaccacgggttcggcaccaccttatcttcactcgctactccagacatatgtacccgccagatgcctacgctctgcaaacttgtggtgccatcccaaaaaggtaaaaaatctctcttgcgcaccttctccggatctgttccacctttgtggaatgatctacctgctgctacaagatctgcagattctgtagccatctttaagaaacgtctgaaaacgcatctcttccgtcaacatctgactgatctgttctgactctattttcttctatactctttaaaagaaaaaaaaaattaatggttctgtatactgtgttaggttatatgagaccgttcttctttttgattgcacttatgcttttgttgtgcttatgctgtcccaattgcttccattgcctaccccacatgctttggataaaagcgtctgctaaatgtaaatgtaaatgtaaaagtgttttGCTCGAGTAGAAAATGTTTACTTAAGGCTTTGCTTTGTGTATTTCCCCCTGCGTGGAAATcaagtacaaaataaatatcaggAAATGCAATTCCGCGCAATATTTCAGTGTACAAAAACACCTGGTCCCTCTGTGAGTCGTAAGGATCACTGTCCAGTCCAACTGTTTTAACTCagcaaataattgtgttttagtTAAATGTAAACAGACTTTTGCTGTTTTGAGTGCCACTCAAGGGGGCATGTTCACGTTGGAAAGTGATGTCAATGCATACCAtctataaacaaaatgtttatgctGTTTTTGCTGTcagtaaaacaacacattttgtaatgttgtgtgaatattataatattttttgaggattaaaatataatgttatttttaagatATATGGCCCATCCCTGTAGCTCACTGCTCTTTTCTGTTAACCTAAATTAGTTAAAAGTATGTGCTAAGGATAAGCACTAGTGAACTGAAATGAAAAGGAATTTTGCCCTGTCTTGTCCTGATGGAGTTTCAATGTGAATGTGTTCAGGCTCTGTGCTGTATTTAGCTGGAGGAGAATTTCCAGACGGATCTGCCAGCAGAGAGATGTGGCGGTATGACCCGTGTTTTGACTCCTGGTTAGAGATGGCACCCATGAATGTGGCTCGGTCAGAATTGGGTGAGGCTCAGGACTTTAATAATGAGGATTTATGTACTCATTTTAACATTGTCTAGACAGCAGGttgtagttcacccaaaaattgaagTTTGATATTAAAGTGATTGCTTCATGAAAACTCAAGGGCAAGGTTCATCTTTTCTTTTAGGGTTGGTGATGTTGGATGGATATGTGTTTGCTGTGGGTGGATGGGAGGGTCGTTCTCGTCTCGCTTCAGTGGAGTGTTATGATCCTCACACAAACACGTGGCAGTTTATGGAATCAGTCAAGATGGCAGTCACCAGCCCGGCTGTGGTGGCGCTCGATGGCTTACTTTATGTGACAGGTGTTGTGTTATCTCCACAAGAAGCCAGTGATTTGATTTGAGAAAAATTGCCATAAATTTTAAGTATTGTTAAATGTTAACTTTTTTAGTGTGCTTTTATTATAGATGCCCACTAAATGATTAGACCTTAAATGAAAGTCCATTTCTGTGTTtagtaataatataaatgtctcTTCTCGACAATAGGGGGTGCTGTTTTAGAAGATGGTGATGGAACAGATCTAGCACAAGTGTACAACcctaaaatgtgtgtgtggacaGAGGTGTCACCCATGCAGATTGCTCGCTCTGGATCTGCAGCCTGTACCTTAAAGGGCAAGATTTACGTCATAGGTGAAAAtagtttgttgtttattaactAGCTCAGTTTTGTTTACTGTAGAATATCAAATTGTAAACCTCTTACACCTTGCATCTGTTCAGGCGGCTGGCACGCTTCCACTGAAAACACGGATAAGGTTGAGTGCTATGACCCAAAGACCAACAAGTGGACCATGTGTGCTCCCATGAAGGAGAGACGCTATCGACCCGGCGTGGCCGTTGTGGATGGAAAGATTTACGTTTTAGGAGGCGAAGAGGGATGGGATaggtgagagagagactttATTCTGACATTCAAATTTGGCCGAACTGAACATCTTGTGTCATAtcatctcatcacatttacaaacctgaatacacaaaaaatttagatgatttctaaaacattttttaggaTGTTTCTACGTTCAATtcttaaatgttataaaatgaaaatatgtgaaactttttccataaaaaataatctttctTTTGCTCTAATgcgtttacatttagtcatttagcagactctttttttccaaaacgacttacaaatgagataGAAGGTAGAACtaatcagtcaggtgttgacggaagagatgtgttttcagccgattcttaaagatggctacagaatctgctcatcttgtagcagcgggcagatcattccacagaTGTGGAACAGATACAGAGAAGGTACGTTTGAGATTTTTTCCCTAtttgggatggcactacaagacgttgttcgtttgcagagcgtatggatctggcaggtacataAATCTGCATTAGCTAGAGAAGATAAGGGGGTGAGGAACCAGTGGTGATCtagtaggccaggagcagagctttgaatttgatgcgagcgactatatgGAGCTAATGTATCTTAATGAACAGAGGAGTGATGTGCGCTCTCTTcgggttcattgaagaccacctTTGCGGCTGCATTCTGAATTATCTGTAGAGGTTTAAATGTGCAAGCTGTTAGTCCAGCCAGTAGCGCACTGtaatagtccagtctggacagaacaagagcctggactaggacttgcgtagcatgctcggGCAGGAAAGGTCAGGACCGGGTGGTGCTGGCAACATGATCCGTGAAGATAAGCTGATCTGCGATTACCcctcccaggtttctggccgttCTGGAAGGTCTGATGGTCTGTGAGCCTAGTcgaatggagaggttgtgataAATCTTTGGGTCGGCCCTGATTACAACCAATCTGTTTGTGATTGGTTCAGCTGAAGATTGTCCTTCATCCAGAGCCCAATGTCACTCAGGCATGCTGGAATGTGTGCAAAAACAGTTGGGTCgtcaggctgaaatgacaggtggagttgtgtatcatcgACATTGCAGTGATAGGTCTGTAGTTATCTAACGGTGCAGAATTAAGAttgggtttcttcagtagcgGGGTAATATGGGCCTCTTCGAAGACTGTGGGAAATGAACCTGTGGGGAGAGACGATTGGATAATGTGGGTAAGAGCaggaacaaccgatggagaaATGGACGGGTGAGGATTGAATCTAGTGGGCAGGTAGTCAGGTGGTAAGAAGACATGACCTTGGAAACGTAATCtccagataggagagagaaataGGAGGGCGAGCATGTGTCGGGGGTTTGGATGTGTTCCAAAACTGACTGCAGATGGAGGTTGTTTTCTATACAAAGAAAGCCCCAAAATCATCAGCTGTTAAGTcggatggaggtgagggggcaGGTGGGCAAAGAAGAGCAGAGCAGGTTTAAAAGAGTGTAGGAGAGTCAGGTGAGATGTTGATTTTAGCGTGGTAGTACTGAGTTTTTGCTGAGGAGACATCAACAGAGAAAGACGAGAGAAGAgactgatagagacagaggtCAGTAGGTTCATCAGActtgcgccactttctctcagcagagcTGAGCTTGGCACGATGCTCACGGAGAACTTCAGATAATTAGGGGATGCATGGGCCAGCCTAGGTGTTAGAGGGCAAAAACAGGAAGTAAGTGTGTAGTAAAGAGTGTCGGTGGCGCATTATTAGTATAATAATAAACCTGCTCCTGAGGTTACAATAAGATTATCTGTTCATAAACCTTTTAAAGGAACAAGCAACTGTGTGATGTGGTGAACTACTTTAACTATCACAT
This region of Triplophysa dalaica isolate WHDGS20190420 chromosome 7, ASM1584641v1, whole genome shotgun sequence genomic DNA includes:
- the si:ch211-256e16.3 gene encoding kelch-like protein 20; the encoded protein is MASRLVMNSSSVEMEIMAVNLSATSPSTSKLPPSPCVEDPGFPLSSLDSEDYVFVEARHPNKVLEGLNSLRLNNAFCDVTLCCGGQEFPCHRIVLASFSSYFQAMFSTDLMESRQDRVAINGVEPQMIGMLVSYAYTAEVVISKANVQALLAAANLLDVMAVREACCRFMEGQMDEMNCVGIHCFAEVHSCRQLERRSMEYIQQHFSTVCKQEEFLSLCADKLTEIISSDHLNVPKEETVFEASMLWLEKNSSCRQSFEKVLEHIRLPLISPYYIHDVIETLDVVKESLKCQKLISEAKDYLLLLDRRGELYSPQARPRRSTGTAEVIVTVGGEDDKVVLRSVESFDPLTSQWKSLACLPFAVSKHGLVVSGSVLYLAGGEFPDGSASREMWRYDPCFDSWLEMAPMNVARSELGLVMLDGYVFAVGGWEGRSRLASVECYDPHTNTWQFMESVKMAVTSPAVVALDGLLYVTGGAVLEDGDGTDLAQVYNPKMCVWTEVSPMQIARSGSAACTLKGKIYVIGGWHASTENTDKVECYDPKTNKWTMCAPMKERRYRPGVAVVDGKIYVLGGEEGWDRYHDTIERYCEESDSWEIVGEMPTSRSWLSCVSLQLRKDTHAGSRPGTASETEFPVD